A DNA window from Camelina sativa cultivar DH55 chromosome 17, Cs, whole genome shotgun sequence contains the following coding sequences:
- the LOC104757358 gene encoding protein TIFY 5A-like, whose product MKTMQQTCDLELRLFPSSTYDSDSSDDTSVIESSISRDQAQPKEESQRITIFYNGKMFVSSDVTHLQAKSIISMANRDMEEKSSSINGSDFPNKSTQFHHNHYQLPPNPKASMKRSLQNFLHKRKIRIQASSPYHHQHLRQ is encoded by the exons ATGAAGACGATGCAGCAAACTTGCGACTTGGAACTTCGTCTTTTTCCCTCTTCTACTTATGATTCTGATTCTTCTGATGATACCTC TGTGATAGAATCAAGCATCTCACGAGATCAAGCACAACCAAAGGAAGAATCTCAGAGAATAACAATTTTCTACAACggaaaaatgtttgtttcttcGGATGTTACCCATCTTCAG GCTAAATCCATAATATCGATGGCGAACAGAGATATGGAAGAGAAGTCGTCCTCAATAAACGGGTCGGATTTTCCAAACAAGTCGACCCAATTTCATCATAATCATTACCAGCTTCCTCCAAATCCGAAGGCGTCAATGaaaagatctctccaaaattttCTTCATAAACGGAAAATTCGAATTCAAGCTTCTTCACCTTATCACCATCAACATTTACGACAATag